Part of the Pseudarthrobacter sp. NBSH8 genome is shown below.
TTTCCTCCGGTCTGAACGTGACCACCTTCCTGCGCGCCATCCAGGTCATCAACTACAGCCGCGCCGCGCTGCAGGAAGTCAGCGGCCACATTGTGAGCCTGTCCGGCGCCGAAGACCTGCCGGCGCACGGTGAAGCTGTCACGGCACGCTTCCGTCATGCCCGCTGATACAGACGGTCTGCGGCGCAGGCTGCAGGCACCACTACATGTGGTAATTACAGGATTGTTATTCCGCAACATGTAGTCGTAAACTGAGAGACGGAGAGGTCTGCCGGGGCCGGAAACATCGGCGCCGGAAGACATCGAGGGAGGGGACACCATGTATTGTCCATTTTGCCGTAATCCGGACTCCCGCGTCGTGGACAGCCGCATGGCCGATGACGGCTCGGCCATCCGCCGCCGCCGGCAGTGCCCGGAATGCGGTCGCAGGTTTACCACCGTGGAAACCACCAGCCTTTCGGTGATCAAGCGCTCCGGAGTGGGTGAACCCTTCAGCCGCAGCAAGGTTATCAACGGCGTGCGTAAGGCATGCCAGGGCAGGCCGGTCAGCGAAGATGACCTGGCGCTCCTGGCCCAGGAGGTGGAGGAGCAGATCCGTGCTTCTGGCGCGGCCGAGATCGACGCCCATGAAGTTGGCCTGATCATCCTTGGTCCGCTGCAGAAGCTTGACCAGGTGGCCTACCTTCGCTTTGCGAGCGTGTACCAGGCGTTCGAATCCCTGGAGGATTTCGAGACCGCCATTGCACTGCTCCGCCATGAATCAGTGGAAGAAGGCACGCAACGCACGGCGGCGGCCGCCAAGAGCTCCGAAAAGAGCCCCCTGTAAACTCCGGTGGTGGCCGCGGAGGGGAAGCCGCCGCCACCACCGGCACCGGCTGCCCCTCGGGCGCCGGTCAGCCACCGGTTATTTTGTGAGCTTGTGCTTCACGGCAATTTCGACGGCCGCGCCGACGATCCCGGCCTCATTCTTGAGTTCGGCCGGCACAATCGGGGTCCGCAGTTTCATGTGCGGCAGGTATTCGTCGGCGCGCTTGGAGATGCCGCCGCCCACGATGAACAGTTCAGGTGAGAAGAGGAATTCCACGTGGGAGAAGTAGCGCTGCAGCAGCACGCTGTATTCCTCCCAGGTCAGTCCGTCCCGTTCACGGGCCACCGCTGAGGCCTTGCTTTCGGCGTCAAAGCCGTCGATCTCCAGGTGCCCCAGTTCCGCGTTGGGGACGAGCCGTCCGTCGAAGATGAAGGCCGAGCCGATTCCGGTGCCCAGGGTGATGACCAGGACGGTTCCGTCCACACCCTTGCCCGCGCCATAACGGGCTTCCGCCAGCCCGGCGGCGTCGGCGTCGTTGATGACCTCCACCGGGCGGCCAAGCCGTGCGGTGAGCAACGCGTCAATGTCGGTGTTGAGCCAGCTCTTGTCAACGTTAGCCGCCGAATGGACCACGCCATGCTGGATGATGCCGGGGAAGGTGACCCCCACGGGCGAGTCGGCGGCCGGAGCCTCCGGGCGGCTTGAAAGCTCGGCAACCACCTGCGCCACAACGTCCGCTACGGCGTCAGGGGTGGCGGGCTGGGGCGTAGGCACGCGGAACCGCTCACCCAGGAGCTTGCCTTTTTTCAGGTCGACGATGCCGCCCTTGATTCCCGTGCCGCCGATGTCAATGCCGATCAGCGGGGCGTTCTTGTGCGACTTCTCGTCCTTCTTGGCCAATGTTGTTCCGTTCGTGGCTGGGCGGGCTGGTCGGCCGGACGGCTGACCGGGAAATTTCAGGGGAGCGTGAGGATTTCGGCGCCGGACTCTGTTACCAGCAGGGTGTGCTCAAACTGGGCGGTCCGCTTGTGGTCCCGGGTGACAACTGTCCAGTCGTCTTCCCACATGTCCCATTCGATGGTGCCGAGTGTCAGCATGGGTTCGATGGTGAACACCATGCCGGTCTCGATCACGGTGTTGTAGGCCGGCGCCGCATCATAGTGCGGGATGATCAGGCCCGTATGGAACGCTTCGCCGACGCCATGGCCGGTGAAGTCCCGCACCACGCCGTAGCCGAACCGCTTGGCGTAGGACTGGATGGCGCGGCCGATCACGTTGATCTCCCGGCCGGGGGCCACTGCTTTGACGGCGCGGTTGAGGGATTCCCGGGTGCGCTCCACCAGCAGGCGCGATTCGTCGTCCACGGCGCCCACCAGGAAGGTGTGGTTCGTGTCGCCGTGTACTCCGTTAATAAATGCCGTGATGTCGATATTAAGGATGTCGCCGTCCTGGACCACGGTGCTGTCCGGGATGCCGTGGCAGATCACTTCATTCAGCGACGAGCACAGGGATTTCGGGAACCCGCGGTAGCCCAGTGTGGACGGGTAGGCCTTGTGGTCCAGCAGGAATTCGTGACCCACCTTGTCCAGCTGGTCGGTGGTTACACCGGGCCTGATGTGGTTGCCCACCTCAACAATGGCCTGTGCGGCGATCCGGCTGGCGATCCGGATTTTCTCTACGGTCTCGGCGGACTTGATTTCGGAGCCGGTGAACTTGGCCGGGCCGGGCTTGCCCACGTATTCCGGGCGCGTGATGGACGCTGGAAC
Proteins encoded:
- the nrdR gene encoding transcriptional regulator NrdR, giving the protein MYCPFCRNPDSRVVDSRMADDGSAIRRRRQCPECGRRFTTVETTSLSVIKRSGVGEPFSRSKVINGVRKACQGRPVSEDDLALLAQEVEEQIRASGAAEIDAHEVGLIILGPLQKLDQVAYLRFASVYQAFESLEDFETAIALLRHESVEEGTQRTAAAAKSSEKSPL
- the map gene encoding type I methionyl aminopeptidase — its product is MPSLASTAPTGTLTRGTVSPQLPVPASITRPEYVGKPGPAKFTGSEIKSAETVEKIRIASRIAAQAIVEVGNHIRPGVTTDQLDKVGHEFLLDHKAYPSTLGYRGFPKSLCSSLNEVICHGIPDSTVVQDGDILNIDITAFINGVHGDTNHTFLVGAVDDESRLLVERTRESLNRAVKAVAPGREINVIGRAIQSYAKRFGYGVVRDFTGHGVGEAFHTGLIIPHYDAAPAYNTVIETGMVFTIEPMLTLGTIEWDMWEDDWTVVTRDHKRTAQFEHTLLVTESGAEILTLP
- the ppgK gene encoding polyphosphate--glucose phosphotransferase gives rise to the protein MAKKDEKSHKNAPLIGIDIGGTGIKGGIVDLKKGKLLGERFRVPTPQPATPDAVADVVAQVVAELSSRPEAPAADSPVGVTFPGIIQHGVVHSAANVDKSWLNTDIDALLTARLGRPVEVINDADAAGLAEARYGAGKGVDGTVLVITLGTGIGSAFIFDGRLVPNAELGHLEIDGFDAESKASAVARERDGLTWEEYSVLLQRYFSHVEFLFSPELFIVGGGISKRADEYLPHMKLRTPIVPAELKNEAGIVGAAVEIAVKHKLTK